The Macaca fascicularis isolate 582-1 chromosome 14, T2T-MFA8v1.1 genome contains the following window.
atatatatgggggggtggggagagagagagagagagtcttgctctgttgccaggctggagtgcagcggcatgatctcggctcactgcaacctccacctcttgggttcaagcgattctcctgcctcagcctcccgtgtacctgggactacaggcgcgtgccaccacgcctggctaattttttgtatttttagtaaagacagggtttcacatgttagccaggatggtcttgatctcctgacctggtgatccgcccgcctcggcctcccaaagtgctgggattacaggcgtgagccaccgcgcccggccgcattaaATAATACTGATAGCTACTACCTAGGTACCCACACCACGATAAACTTGTCAACCAAGATCATTTCCTTTAATCCTCCCTACAACTCTGCAAGGTGGGAATTATTCCCATTCTACAGGAAAGGACACAGGAGTCAGAGTTCAAGGCATTCCTCCAGGTCTCAAGTCAGCAGAACCAGGCTTCGTAACTGCGACGCCAAATCCGTGCTCTTAATCACTACTCACAGGCCACCATCCAGGGCTGTTTTGAGGATCCGTTATGCAGAAACGCCCATGGCTGTCTCTACTTACGACGATCCCCTCCAGTTTAGGGCAGTGGGGATTCGCAAGCTCATGAAGCTCTTTAATTCGTCCACCGCTACCTGCCGCCTTCCCTTTGTACCTAGGGCAGTATTCTTCACGCCTCCCAATCCATTTAAAAACAAGGCTTCCTtggcaaacaacaacaaagcatAAAACCCAAGCCCAAAACAACAGCACCAAAAATTCTGACTTCTGGTCTCTTAACCCACTTCTCGTCAATCACTCTCACCTCCAAACGCCAACGTCGGTTGTCATGGGGACACCGTCCCGGCTTCCGGAAGCCGCTTTTAAATCCCGGAAGTAAAGGGAGGACGCGGGCCCCGTCTGCGCCGTGCTGCCTGCTAGTCTTCCCGCTCAATGGCCAGTCCGGCCGCCATGTTGGAGCCTTCGCCGTTCGGGGCGCGGCCTGCTCCGGGCCCTCCCAGCTTCGCCGCTAGCTGACTTAGGGCTCCCGCCCACACTGCGCATGGCCTTGCTTAGGGCCGGCTAGTGGTGGGAGGCTTCGCGTTCACCTGAGCGTTTCCGTCCCCTCTAGATGGGGGATGAGAGGCGAAACTGATGAATCACAGCAGTCCTGGACCCTGACTTCGGACCTGGGGAAGAAACGCCGAGGAGGAACGGGAGTTAGGGGGCTAGCACCTTGGCGCGCTGGGAGCCGGCAACCCCGGGCTTCTGGACTTCACTTCCCAGGAGGCCTCGCGCGCGACCGGAAGTGCTGCGAGCCTATAAGAAGGCGAGCCGGCGCCAGCCCGCTGTAGGCGTTCGGGGCAGTGTCTTCTGCATCTCCTAAGAACCTCGGGAGCTGCAGCTCCGGCGCCTGGTAGCGAGAGGCGGGTTCCGGAGATCCCGGCCCCACTTCGTCCCACTGTGGTTAGGGGTGAGAAAGATCCCCGGCTGGGAGTTCAGGGACCTGGGTTCGAATGCTGGCTCCGCTGCTATCTCGCTTCGCACTGTCGCCACCCCCTTGCTCggcctcaattttctcttttagaaagTAGGCACCTTTCTCCGCGCTCTTCCTTCCAACGTGGTGGTTATAAAAGCACAAAAGCTCTTCAGAGGGCGCAGAAAGCAGCTTGAGCTCCTCGCCCCAATTTTCACCCATTGTTAGCTGGCACGAGCACCCAGCAGAGGAGTCAGGGATCACCCCTCGGGCCCCTGGAACGGTTCTTTGGTCACCTGAGCCGGACCTGGGCACAGGCTGAAGTCCGGGTGTGTAATTATTCCAGTGCTAAGGGGTAACTTGTTCACCTACCTCCTTGGCTGGAATATTGAGCCCCTCACTCCTGATGTTCCGCCTTTAACAGAAGCTACTTTTGAGAATAAGGAATCCTCAGAGCTGAGAGGGAGTGGACCCGAATTCCTGTACCAGCCCTGCCACTTACCTTGGCAAAGTCATTTTCTCGTTTTGGGCCCCAGTGTCACAGTGTTTTGATTTGTAAGATGAGGGTTTAGGACTTATATCCTAAGTCTGGTCCTCAAGATTCTTGAAGTACCCCAGTCCATCGGGGAAGGAGAGCAGCAAACTGATTCTCTACCCCTTCATTTATTTGTGGttctaaattataaaagtaacactGCAAGAGTTTGGAGTagagcctttttctttctttttttctgagacggaatctcactctgtcgcccaggctggaatgcggtggcatgatctcagctcactgcaacctccgcctcccgggttcaagcgattcccctgcctcagcctcctaaatagctggaattacaggcgcccgctaccgcgcccggctaatttttgtatttttaatagagacggggtttccccgtgttggccaggctggtcttgaactcctgaccttatgtgatccgcccgcctgggcctcccaaagtgctgggattacaggcgtgagccaccgcacccagcctgagtAGATCCTTTTTCAAAGACTAAGGGCTGGATGGGaactaacatttctttttttttcttttctttttttttttttttgagacagagtctggctctgttgcccaggctggagtgcagtggctcaatctcggctcactgcaagctccgtctcccaggttcacaccgttctcctgcctcagcctcccaagtatgtgGAACtactggcacccgccaccatgtcaggctaattttttgtattttttttttttttttttttttttttttttttttttgagacggagtctcgctctgccgcccaggctggagtgcagtggccggatctcagctcactgcaagctccgccccccgggttcccgccattctcctgcctcagcctccccagtagctgggactacaggcgcccgccacctcgcccggctagttttttttttgtattttttagtagagacggggtttcaccatgttagccaggatggtctcgatctcccgacctcgtgatccgcccgtctcggcctcccaaagtgctgggattacaggcttgagccaccgcgcccggcccattttttgtatttttagtagagacgggtttcaccgtgtcagccaggatggtctcgatctcctgacctcgtgatctgcccgcctcagcctcccaaagtgctgggattacaggcgtggagccactgcgcccagccgggaACTACCTTTTCTTACCCCTGGACCTGACCTGTTTTAGCTCAGCCGGGAGAATCCTTTTTCACaagaaattaataatattttgtgacgTGAAAATTATGTGAAACTCAGACTTCAGAGtccataaataaatattactggAACACAGCCGTGGTGCTCATTTGTTAAGATGTTTATGTGGCTGCTCTTGCATGGGCAGAGTTGATGAcatagttgtgacagagaccatgtgCTCTACAAAGCCTAGAATATTTACTACCTGGACCTTTACAGAAGAGCTTGCTGACTGCTGCCTTAGAATGGGGCTCTGCAAAGTGAGGGCACAACAGGAGGCCGAACCATGGTGAGCACACCCTGGGATCACAGCCCAGCCTGCCCTCTTAGAACAAATGAGAGGATATTTTCAAGCATTTGCGTTGCAATTTTCACtggtttcctttgtttttgagacaggctagctctgtcgcccaggctagagtgcagtggtgtaatctcagctcacttcagccttcccctgggctcaagccatcctcccacctcagcctcctgagtagctgagactacaggcacatgccaccacacccagctatttttttttttttttttttttttttttttttttgtggagatgagggctcactgttgctcaggctggtctggaacttctgggtatttatttatagacagaTTCTacctctgttgcacaggctgcagtgcagtggcgtgatcttggctcactacaacctctgcctcctgggttcaagcaattctcgtgcctcagcttcctgagtaccttggattacaggctcatgccactgtgcctggctaatttttgtatttttagtagcgacggggtttcatcatgttggccaggctggtctccaactcctgacttcaggtaatctacctgccttgggcctcccaaagtgctgggattgcaggcatgaatcactgctgGTCCTTCACTgcattcttccttttctcctgttTTGCTCTATTTCAGGAAGTAGGAGGGCTTATCTGTGTATTGTGAGCAGGGCAATATAACTCTGCAGCTCTCTGTCAGGAAAGTGTGCCCAGGGTCTATTCTAAGTCTGTCACAGAGCAGTAAACCAGGACCTCTTCTAGGGTATGGCTTCAGATCCTTTTggactacatttattttttacttttacaaagaaaaaaaaaaaacagttgtggAAGTCGATACTGTCAGATGAGTGAGCCTGCTGATCAAGATCTCTTATATTTCATTGAGGGATGGAGAGGGTTTTAGGTGAACATCTGGTGACCTGAAACGTCCTCTGCCCTTGGAGGAATTGAGGAGGCAGTTCTAAGGCTGGGTAGTAAATCTCTGAGTTAAGTAGTTGAGTCACAAAGCTTCTAGGAGCTGGTGGCATGATTTGCTCCTGCCAGCTTCATGGAAGCTTTTCCCCCCCCGTCCTTggaccttcttttcttttttttgagacagtctcgctctgtcccccaggctggagagcagtggcatgatctcgactcactgcaacctccacctccagggttcaagcaattctcctgcctcagcctccctagtagctggacttataggtgagtgccaccacacccagcacatttttgcatttttaatagagacatggtttcaccatgttggccaggctggtgttgaactcctgacctcaggtgatccgcccacgtcagcctcccgaagtgctgggtttacaggcttgagccaccgtgcgtggCTGGACCTTCCTTTCTCAGAGATTACTGCCAAGTTGGGTCACCTTGTGAAAGTGCAGCATTTTCACCTAAGTAGGTGGACCCCTAGCATGGGGAGAGCTGGTATGGCATGACTGAGGGCCACTGAGAGGCCTGGGCAGGCACAAGGAACATGAGTTGCATGTTTTTGTTAGTAGTTAGGATGAAGTGCGTGACAGCATGACtaagaattctatttttttttttagacagagtcttgctcggtcgccacgctggagtgcagtggcgtgatcgcggctcactgcaacctccgcctcctgggttcaagcaattttcctgcctttgcctcccgagtagctgagactataggcatgcgccaccatgcccagctaattttttagttttagtagagatgggtgtcggggttcaccacgttggccaggatggtcttgatctcttgacctcatgatctgcccacctcggcctcccaaagtgctaggattacaggcgtgagccactgcacccagcctatttatttatttatttattgagatgaagtttcgctcttgttgctcaggctggagtgcaatgggcacactctcagctcattgcaacctctgcctacctaggtcaagcaattctcctgcctcagcctcccgagtagctgggattacaggtgcccacgaccacacccaactaattttgtatttttagtagagatggggtttcaccatgttgatcagtccggtctcgaactcctgacctcaggtcatccacctgcctcagccttccaaagtgcaggattacaggcgtaagccattgcGCCTAGCCAAGAATTCTAATACTTGACTTCTACAATGTGCTACATTCATTTTCTCACTTGATCTGCCAACCTGTGGTCAAGGAAGCGCGTGGGCCTTGAAGCTAAACATACAGGATTTGGAACTCCCCACCCACTCACTGGGTCCTCATACTAATTACTTCTCTCTctcagccttagtttcctcatggGTAATATGCCTCCCAGGGTTAAGAGGAATATGGGATCTTGTGTGTAAGGCTCTGGCGCTCATAGCTGGTGTTCGTTATTCTTATTGttcaagtattctttttttttttttttttttttttttttttgagacggagtctcgctctgtcacccaggctggagtgcagtggccggatctcagctcactgcaagctccgcctcccgggtttacgccattctccggcctcagcctcccgagtagctgggactacaggcgcccgccacctcgcccggctagttttttgtatttcttaatagagacggggtttcaccgtgttagccaggatggtctcgatctcctgacctcgtgatccgcccgtctcggcctcccaaagtgctgggattacaggcttgagccaccgcgcctggccagttcaAGTATTCTTATTGCCACGTCTTTCTTGCAGGTGAGTCCTGCAAATGTTAAGCGATTTGCTCAAGGTGCCCATTTCGCAGGTATTGGAGCCCAGGCCAGTTCTCTGAGCCTATCATTAGGGCTAAAAGTGAGCAGTCAAGTGTTTTACCTCCATGGGGGCTATTGGCTATTTCTTCTCTCTATTGGCTGGTTCTGAGTGAGGGGCCTCAATGCAGGAAGCCACATTGTTGCCTTCTTGGCGTGAGTCCATGGGACAGGGTGACTACCTTGATGCCTGGGCCCAGGCTGCCTACGTATTAGCTGAAAGCAGGGCCAGTCCTGCGGCTTTGCCCACTTGTCTAGGGTTTAAGAGCAACTGCTCAGGGCTTTAAGCATTTGCCATGCCTGAAACCAGAGTTGGTTTCTGGGTTTATCAAGGACTTGCGGAAAtctcaaaataaatctcttgCTTTCTGGACCATGAGTTGttgcttcctcttttcttctctggacTTTCcccagaggaagagaaagcagaagTCTCAGGGCTGGAGACAGCTGAGGGGCATCAGCTGGTTCAAGGTGTGGAGTGTGGGCAGTGGAGTGAAGGCCTGGTTACCTCTCCAGTGAAGATTAGCCCCGTAGCACTCACTCTCTGGGGAAGAACTTCTCTGACTTCTTCCTGTCTAGTGTAATAGTGGGGTGTTTGCTCTTTTCAGATTGTAAGTTTCGCCTTCTTATGTTAGAACCCAAGGCCTGGGCATTTGCGTGATTTAGCCTGGATTTTGATTCCTGTCCCTTTTTTCCTGGGGGGTGTGGGGTGGTAATTCTTTACCTTCTGGTCCTGTGAGGGGAGAgcaatcccaggactctgggccTTGGGGCTTGGCATCTGGCCTTCACCACGGCCAGCCACAGCCTTGAGCTTGCTGCTCTGTCTGGGCACTGCCAGGTGCTGGGGTGGGGCCTCAGTCATTGTGACTGAAGATCAGGCCCACCCAGACATTGAGGCctcgggggtgggggggtggtgcGCAGGCTGATGCAGGGGAACTGAAGCAAAAAGATTCCGTCCCACAGGTCAAGAGCGAAATCAGTGTTATGTCCTTTAGCCAGAGAACTGGGTGCACCTGAGCCAGTGGAGACTTGTGACTTCTCCTTCTTCCAGGAGTGCATGATCAGAATGGCGTCGGGATGGTTCTACCTGTCCTGCCTGCTGCTGGGGTCCCTGGGCTCCATGTGCATCCTCTTCACTATCTACTGGATGCAGTACTGGCGTGGTGGCTTTGCCTGGAATGGCAGTATCTACATGTTCAACTGGCACCCAGTGCTTATGGTTGCTGGCATGGTGGTATTCTACGGAGGTGGTGAGTAAGAGGTCAGGAAGGGAGGCGGGGTAGGGCCCAGACTGGATAAAGCTGCACTTTCCCTCTCCAAGGCTGGCCCTTGTTAATGTTGGATTTGGGGCTATGTGGGTAGGGTGGGTTGGGCTGTCTCTGGGCCCAGCTGTCATTTGGGGGAGGAAGGGGTTAAGACTGGGGGCATCTCAGAAGGGTGGCTTCACAGATACTCTAGGgtaggagttggcaaactttctGTAGAGGGTCagataaatatttcagttttgcaagacatAGAATCTGTGTTGCAGgtactcagctctgccactgtatTGTGAGAGCAGCCATAGACAACAGATAAACACTAGTGTGGCTCACgtgttccaataaagctttatttgcAAACATAGGTAGCGAGCTGGATTTGGCCTTTGAGCTGTAgtgttggttttttggtttttttttttttttttttttttttttgagacggagtctcgctgtgtcgcccaggctggagtgcaatggccggatctcagctcactgcaagctctgcctcccgggtttttacgccattctcctgcctcagcctcccgagtagccgggactacaggcgcccgccacctcgcccggctagttttttgtattttttagtagagacggggtttcaccgtgttagccaggatggtctcgaactcctgacctcgtgatccgcccgtctcggcctcccaaagtgctgggattacaggcttgagccaccgcgcccggccttttttttgagacggagtctcgctctgttgcccaggctggagtgcagtggcatgatctcggctcactgcaagctccacctcctgggttcacgccattctcctgcttcagcttcccgagtagctgggactacaggtgcccgccacaacgcccggctaatttttggtatttttagtagagacagagtttcaccatgtttgccaggatggtctcgatctcctgacctcgcgtgatccgcccacctcagcctcccaaagtgctggaattacaggcgtgagccaccgcgcccggcctgagctgTAGTTTTTAACCAGCTCTAGAGAACAGGAGATTGAAGCCTCTCATGGTTTAGTCAGGCCACTGAATGAGGGACTTGCTTGCTTTTccgggatctttttttttttttttctttttttttctttttttgagatggagttttgctcttgtcacccaggctggagtgcagtggcatgatcttggctcactgcaacctctgcctcctgggttcaggctattctcctgcctcagtctcccaagtagctgagattacaggtgcctgccatcatacccagctgatttttgtattttttagtagagatggggtttcaccatgttggtcaggctggtctcgaactcctgacctcaggtgatccacctgcctctgcctcccaaagtgctgggattacaggcgtgagccaccgtgcccagcctgggatCCATCTTAGTAATCTTTGTCCCATGCTTTCAAATCTATGCTTTGGGGCCCCGACGAGCCTCATTTTCCCCACTTGCAAAATGGCAATACAATGCCATTGATCATAGCAGCCTATCATGTGCAGTTCACATGTATCATCCCATTTTGTTCTTACAAGTTTGTGAGGTGGGCTCTGTTAtgtcccttttacagatgaggaaattgagagttAGAAAGGAGAGGCCAAACAGCTAAGAGGCAGAGCCTGGATTTGGACCTATGTTGCCTGACCTTAGTACCTGTGTTTTTGACAGCCAGCCTCAGTTGTAACAATTCAGTTTGATGAAATAATGACTGTCACGATGCTTTTTAGCCTGGAAACCGCAAACAAGCTGAatttattattgtaaaaataGAATGAGAGGTCTAAGAAACCTGCTTCTcccctccacttttttttttttttttttttgggagacagggtttccctctttttcaggctagagtgcagtgggatgatcatagcttgctgcagcgttgaactgttgggctcaagtgatcctcccacctcagcccctaagtagctgagagtacaggcatgtgccaccacgcccgggtaatttatttttatttttttttgtggagacaggatcttgctatgttgcccaggctggtcttgaacttctcgcctcccaaggtgctgacatgagccaccgtgcccagccctcctCCCTTTTTAATTtgaatctatttatttttttctctctgtggcccaggctagattgcagtggcatgatcatagctcactgtaacctcaaactcctggtctcaagcagtcctcccaccttggcttcccaaaaagtgctggaattatgggcatgagccacgtTGCCCGACCCCTCCTCCCTTTTTAACTggcccttctctcctcccttcgTGGCTGACTGTTATCCCACAAATTATGGGAGGATAAAAGATGCCAAGGAGTTGATACCAGTGCCCTAGCATTTCCTGTTCCCTTGCTGGGAAACCGTGTAGGATCCTATCAGGGTTATTCCCTGATGTCTGGGTGAGCACGAGGGGAGAGGCTGAGCCCTGGGACTGCCCTCTCCTGGATGCTGAGCCCTAGGACTGCTCTCCTGCAGCGTCACTGGTGTACCGCCTGCCCCAGTCATGGGTGGGGCCCAAACTGCCCTGGAAACTCCTCCATGCAGCGCTGCACCTGATGGCCTTCATCCTCACTGTTGTGGGGCTGGTTGCTGTCTTTACGTTTCACAACCATGGAAAGATTGCCAACCTCTACTCCCTGCACAGCTGGCTGGGCATCACCGCTGTCTTCCTCTTCGCCTGCCAGGTGGGTTCTCTGCGCTCCTCCTCGAGGTTCCTAGAGCCATGAGCTCTGGTTGGGGGTTCACTTGCATGAGCACCAAATATTCCTTCTGCTCACTGCCTGGAGAGAGCCTTGGAGGTTGTATCCTGTAGAATTGACAGTTTCTTCAAGGGCTGTGGGAGGTCGGTGGCCTGAACTTACTCTGTTCCTTTTATCCCTCCCATTGCCTGTCTCTTGTCCCAGAGCCCTCTCTGCTAACGTTGTCATGGCACGTACCATGCGGACTCTAATCAGCCATCTGGCTTCCActttccccactcccacctctgTGAACCAAAAGAATTCTAGAAGTGCTTCCCATATTCTGATCTCAGGCCTGTGCAAGTGAGGAGTTTTATGAGCAAGGACTGGAAGGAAGCAGAGACAAACAAGGTGGTTAGGTTTGCTGGAAGTGGGATGGTAGCTAAGCATGTCATTTACTGTTCTTGTTGCTTGGGTAATAGGCCACATTGAGGAAGctagcatggtggtgggcaatGCCTGGTGGGAGGGTCTGAGTTGTGAAAGAAGATCCAGGGAGTAGAGATGGGGAGGAGGCGCTGCTGGGGTGGGCTGTGCTTTGGTCACACACAGCACAGTTGGGTGCGTCCTCCCTTTTGTCCACAGTGGTGCCTGGGCTTTGctgtcttcctcctgccctgGGCGTCCATGTGGCTGCGCAGCCTCCTGAAACCCATCCACGTCTTTTTTGGAGCCGCCATCCTCTCTCTGTCCATCGCATCCGTCATTTCCGGCATTAATGAGAAGCTTTTCTTCAGTTTGTGAGTGCAGTGGGGTCCCCAACTCTAAGGTGAAGAGGAGGGAATAGGGTCTTCAAAAGATACACCCTGTGATCACAGGACTCACCCAAGGGAGGAGAGCTTTTGGGGTTGGGCCCATTCCTGATCTGAAAGGTAACAGAATTGATCTTTCTTTAGGTTGAAATTGGTAagtcagcagatatttattgagcatcagtTTGATTTAGCACCTGCTTTGTGTCAGAAACTGTCCTAAGCAGCTTACATTTAATCCTGTCAACCACCCTACATCATTGGTATTGTTGTCAttgctattttctttatttttgagatggagtctcgctctgtcgcccaggctggagcgcagtggcacaatcttggctcactgcaacctccacctgccgggttcaagcaattctcctgcctcagcctcccaagtagctgggtctacaagagcacgccaccatgcccggctaattttttgtatttttagtagagatggggtttcaccatgctgggcaggctggtctcaaactcctgacc
Protein-coding sequences here:
- the CYB561A3 gene encoding lysosomal membrane ascorbate-dependent ferrireductase CYB561A3 isoform X1, with product MVSPANVKRFAQGAHFAGIGAQASSLSLSLGLKECMIRMASGWFYLSCLLLGSLGSMCILFTIYWMQYWRGGFAWNGSIYMFNWHPVLMVAGMVVFYGGASLVYRLPQSWVGPKLPWKLLHAALHLMAFILTVVGLVAVFTFHNHGKIANLYSLHSWLGITAVFLFACQWCLGFAVFLLPWASMWLRSLLKPIHVFFGAAILSLSIASVISGINEKLFFSLKNTTRPYNSLPSEAVFANSTGMLVVAFGLLVLYILLASSWKRPEPGILTDRQLLLQPRPGSWPFPVTYMPVTGRQPYESW
- the CYB561A3 gene encoding lysosomal membrane ascorbate-dependent ferrireductase CYB561A3 isoform X4: MIRMASGWFYLSCLLLGSLGSMCILFTIYWMQYWRGGFAWNGSIYMFNWHPVLMVAGMVVFYGGASLVYRLPQSWVGPKLPWKLLHAALHLMAFILTVVGLVAVFTFHNHGKIANLYSLHSWLGITAVFLFACQWCLGFAVFLLPWASMWLRSLLKPIHVFFGAAILSLSIASVISGINEKLFFSLKNTTRPYNSLPSEAVFANSTGMLVVAFGLLVLYILLASSWKRPEPGILTDRQLLLQPRPGSWPFPVTYMPVTGRQPYESW
- the CYB561A3 gene encoding lysosomal membrane ascorbate-dependent ferrireductase CYB561A3 isoform X6; the encoded protein is MIRMASGWFYLSCLLLGSLGSMCILFTIYWMQYWRGGFAWNGSIYMFNWHPVLMVAGMVVFYGGASLVYRLPQSWVGPKLPWKLLHAALHLMAFILTVVGLVAVFTFHNHGKIANLYSLHSWLGITAVFLFACQWCLGFAVFLLPWASMWLRSLLKPIHVFFGAAILSLSIASVISGINEKLFFSLKNTTRPYNSLPSEAVFANSTGMLVVAFGLLVLYILLASSWKRPEPGILTDRQPLLHDGE
- the CYB561A3 gene encoding lysosomal membrane ascorbate-dependent ferrireductase CYB561A3 isoform X2; its protein translation is MVSPANVKRFAQGAHFAGIGAQASSLSLSLGLKECMIRMASGWFYLSCLLLGSLGSMCILFTIYWMQYWRGGFAWNGSIYMFNWHPVLMVAGMVVFYGGASLVYRLPQSWVGPKLPWKLLHAALHLMAFILTVVGLVAVFTFHNHGKIANLYSLHSWLGITAVFLFACQWCLGFAVFLLPWASMWLRSLLKPIHVFFGAAILSLSIASVISGINEKLFFSLKNTTRPYNSLPSEAVFANSTGMLVVAFGLLVLYILLASSWKRPEPGILTDRQPLLHDGE
- the CYB561A3 gene encoding lysosomal membrane ascorbate-dependent ferrireductase CYB561A3 isoform X3, with protein sequence MECMIRMASGWFYLSCLLLGSLGSMCILFTIYWMQYWRGGFAWNGSIYMFNWHPVLMVAGMVVFYGGASLVYRLPQSWVGPKLPWKLLHAALHLMAFILTVVGLVAVFTFHNHGKIANLYSLHSWLGITAVFLFACQWCLGFAVFLLPWASMWLRSLLKPIHVFFGAAILSLSIASVISGINEKLFFSLKNTTRPYNSLPSEAVFANSTGMLVVAFGLLVLYILLASSWKRPEPGILTDRQLLLQPRPGSWPFPVTYMPVTGRQPYESW
- the CYB561A3 gene encoding lysosomal membrane ascorbate-dependent ferrireductase CYB561A3 isoform X5, translating into MECMIRMASGWFYLSCLLLGSLGSMCILFTIYWMQYWRGGFAWNGSIYMFNWHPVLMVAGMVVFYGGASLVYRLPQSWVGPKLPWKLLHAALHLMAFILTVVGLVAVFTFHNHGKIANLYSLHSWLGITAVFLFACQWCLGFAVFLLPWASMWLRSLLKPIHVFFGAAILSLSIASVISGINEKLFFSLKNTTRPYNSLPSEAVFANSTGMLVVAFGLLVLYILLASSWKRPEPGILTDRQPLLHDGE